Genomic window (Candidatus Cloacimonadota bacterium):
GGAAGCTGTTTTGATCGCATTATTTGCCCAACCTTCAGGAAGACCGTCAGAAACTATATCAACCTCTGTATATAATTCATAAAGTAAATATGGATCAGCAATAAAATAATGTGTACGCATGACATAATCTTTAGTTTTAACATCGCTGGAATCTGCCTGTGTGTTACCAGTCCATTTTTGAGTACTTTTTTTAGTCTCGTTTTTAGCGATGAAAGTTTTTAATTTTAAACTACCAAATTCCATCTCGCTTCTAACACCGAATAATCCTTCCGAAGATGCCGGAGAACTGAAACTCGAACCGGTCAAAGAAAGAGAGATATTACCGGCATCGATAGTTTTCACGACTTCGTCATCATAACCTTCATAGTTTATTTTAATATCACCCGGTTCAGGCAGGATTTCGTCTTCTGATGAAGAATGCTGATCAACACTTACATGAATTTTATCTCCAATCGTACCTCTTAATCTCAAGTTCAAATCCTGCCGCATTTGCAGATCAAATTGCTTGCTTTCATTATCATTCTCATATTGGGTCATATTCTTTCTTTTGGTGCTGCTGCCGGAAAATGTCAATTTCTGACTGCCATCAAGACTTAATCTACCTGCTTGTCCGTCTTTTACACCAAAGATTGTATCAACAACTTTTGTGCGAGCAGCAGGAGGAAGTTTAATTACGATTTCCGGAATTAAACCCTGTCCCTCTGTTCTGTCGTCCTGCTTGAGAAGGTCTTTGCTTTTAGTTTCCAGGAAAAAATGAAAAATTCCAGTAAAATTATTTTCAAGATATCTATCAAGTGAAAGATAGATTGGCGGATAGATATTATCTTCGTCATTGAATCTGTAAGTTAATTTCACGAGTCGGTTATCATAATCTACTTCTTTAGTAGTCAGAGGATTGAAATTTGCAAGGAACAAGGCGTTATCGCGGGAAATTGAGAATCCTTTCTGCAATTTAAAAATATTTATTTCATTATATTCCAGATGAGGAACACCTTGCAGGTATAAAGGAGGTAATGATATCAAAGCAGATGATATTGAATACAGCAAAAACAGGATAAGAAAAAGGAATATTTTTTTCAGCATTTATTTATAAAATCCGGCAAATATAATTAAGCCCGTTAAGAGTCAGCTCTTTATCTATTATATCGATCTCTTTTGAGTTTTTGCAGATCAGGTCGGAAATACCACCGGTAGCAATTGCTTTAATTTCTCCAAGTTTTTTATATGCTGAACGAATTTCTCTTATAAATCCATCGATCATCAATGCATTTCCTGTTAAAATTCCTGATAATAGAGCATCTTTTGTAGTTGTTCCCAGAATATTTTTTGGTGAAACAAGTCGAATATCCGATAAAAGAGATGCTTTCTTTATCAAATTGGAAGAGGAGGTTATTACTCCGGGAGAAATTACAGTTCCATAAAAATGACCGTCTTTCCCGATCAGTTGAATAGTTGTGGCTGTTCCAAAATCACAGATGATGCAATTCGTCTGATAAAATTCTCTAGCTGCAAAAGCATTAACGATCAGGTCTGCGCCGATAAAACCAGGATCTTTCATAGGAAAATTCAAACCGAGATTCGAATATGCATCAACCTTGATCAAAGGGCATTTCAGATATTTTTTAATTAGATGAGAGTAAACATGGGTCAGTTCCGGAACAACAGAAGCGAGTGCTATTTTTTTTATATTATGCAGATCAAAAGATTTTTCCAAAAATAAGAGTTTAATCATAGCGAAATATTCATCTTCAGTTCGGAAGTTATCAGTACCAAATCTCCAGGAATGGATTAATTTATTTTGCTGATAAACACCCATAACGATATGAGTATTTCCAATATCTATGACAAAATAGCAATTTTCCATAATATTAAACTCAATATAATTTCAGTATGGTAAATATAAAAAATATGATTTACTTTTTTTTCCAGTTGTAAACTGTCAAGCAAAGAATAAATGAATCCCATCAACCTCATATTTTCTTCTTTTCTATGGATATTTTATTTTGTCCGAATTTTTTAGAATGTTTTTGCAAGTCAATAAAAGAATAAATATGATGTTATTAAATATTTAGACATACAAAAAAACCGGTAAGGTTCATGTCCTTACCGGCATCAAATCCTGAGTGATTGTTTATAAAGAAATTGCCTCAACCGGACAAGCTTCCAGACATGCACCACAGTCAACACATGTTTCTTCATCAACTTTTGCTTTGTCATCGACCATTGTGAGAGCTTCTACCGGACATGTTTCAATACATGCTCCGCAACCTGTACAAGTTTCTTGATCTATTACTACAGCCATTTTTCCTCCTGATTTATATTGATTGGGGCAAAAAAATAAAACTCTTTTTTTCTTACAAGTTTTTTTTCTAACTTGTTATCGTAATTCAGATTGGGATTAAATCCCAATCAACTTTTCAAGAAGAATTTTTGAGCATTTCGGAAGGTAATATCTGCAACCTGTCTGGGAGAGATTCTTCGGATCTCAGCGATTTTCTCTGTGATATAGTGCAGATTCAGAGGAGAATTTCTTTTTCCTCTGTTAGGAACTGGACTTAAAAACGGAGAATCCGTTTCAATGAAAAATCTGTCTTCAGGAACCATTCTGATAACATTTTCCAGAATGCTTTTCTTATAAGTTATCGAGCCAGTAAATGAAATGAACCAATCATGAGCAATGATTTTTTCAGCAAAGATTTCATCTCCTGAAAAACAATGGAAAACAACTTTTGGGGGATTGAATTTTTCCAGGATTTGCAGGCATTCTTCATGTGCATCACGATCATGTATAACCAGAGGTAAATTCATATCCATTGCGATCTGAATCTGTTCAGAAAAAACCTTTTTCTGAATTTCCTGTGGAGAAAGATTGCGATAAAAATCCAATCCGGTTTCCCCGACAGCAACAACTTTCGGATGTTTTGCCAGCTTTAAAACAACAGCTTTATCAAACTTCTCCGCATCGTGTGGATGATAACCGACGGTCGCATAAATCTGTTCGTATTCTTCTGATAATTTGATACTTGCTTCCGAAGTCTCTTTGTCCAAACCAATATTAATGATGTATTCGATCCCTGACTGGAAGCATCTCTTTATTAATTCAACTCTATCTTTGTTAAAATCTTTAAAATTGAGATGAGCATGAGTTTCAAAAATTTTCATATTTCCCTTTTTTACCGCAGAGACGCGAAGACGCAAAGTGAATTTATTCGACTCGTAAGTAAAGCGACGAGTCGAAATAAAGATCGGATTGATGAATTAGCGTATCCGGTTTCGAGTCGTCGTTCCTTACGACTCGAAATTATTATTTTTCTGTTTCGGGATACAAGAACATCATGATCAGATCGATCTTATAATTTTTATCGAGATGATAACGGATTTCAGCCATATCATAAGTTTCAGTTTGCGGATCATCTGCGATCAAATAACCCTTGAATTCTATGTAACCATTCACTTTTTTAACATCTTGCAGATCAAAATAAACATTCCTTTCTTTCCAGAAATAATTCAGCATCAACAGAAGATTTGCATAAGAATAGATTTCATATAATTCGCGCGATTTTCCGTTTACAACAAGAGTGGTCGGGACTCCATCGTGAATTAAGAAAAAATTCAACAATCTCGTTCCAATCGTTCTATGTTCATAAATAAGTTGAGCCAGAAAGGGAGCTATGTTTTCTGTCTCTTCATCTGTTAAATCGGATAGATCGATCGTATCGTTTGTTTTCAAGCGAACCTGTTTTCCCGACATTTCAAAATAAGTATCCGGAACAATATTTATTCCATCTTTTGTCTCTTGTTCAGAGCAGGAAATATCAGCAGAGAAATTATCCCTAAAAGGTGGTTTTGTCAAAAAATATTTTCCTCCAAGAATTTGGATATGATGATTTGGAAATTCTTTTTTTAAAAACGAGTTTACATTTTTGATTTTATTATGAAGCAATTCCTTGGTCTGTTTTTTCTCATAATAATTGCTGATATATTCTTCCAGAGAAAGTTCTGATATTGGTCTTTTATAAATTTTATCTTCAATTTCAGGAATGATTTTTGTTTTAATTTCCGGGAAACCTTTTTCTTTTTTCCGAGGTTTCGGTTTAATGAACTTTTCTGCTTCGATTTTTTTCTGTTCTTTAAGCAATTGTCTTAATATTTCTGATTGTGGAAATAAAAATTCCAGGATGTCTTCTTCATCTGAATAAATTCTTACTCCAAATCTTTCTTTTCTTGAAAATGATTCGATTTTGTTCACATTAAATCTATCGGTCTGATAATTCTTAAAAAGCGATGTTAAAGCAGTTATATCATTCTGATTTGAATATAAAAATGAGATTTGGGAAAAGTCAATGAAATCTTCCAGAAAAATAAAATCATCGCTATTCAAACGGTAAACAAAATCCTCGAGAAAACTTGTATAAACTCCTAATTCAGGAGATTTAAAAAAATCTGAAAAGGGGAGTATTTCCCGTTGTTCAAAAATTTTCCAATCCTTCCATAAGTATTCAACATGTATTGATTTTTTACTTTTACTTTGAAATTGCTTGGAAATTTTCTCCCGGGTAATCACTGAAGGGAAATTAATTTTAAAATCCCATTTCCTGATCCAGGAGTTATAAAGTTCATATTGATAGTCAGTTATGAAATCTTTTGCCTGCGGTTCAAAAGCCGTCAAAAAAGCAGCAAATCCAAAAATAAACAAAACGGAAAAATATTTTTTCATTTTATTTGACATTCTATCCTATTATTACATTTGTGGACGAGTAATTTTCCAAAGAGAAAAAGGTCAATAAATTATGGATTTTTTTTAAAGGAGAGGAAAATGATGCGGAAAGAAACTGATAAAGAGAGAATCAAAGAATTCTACGACTTGGTGGAGAATCCTTTTATTTTACGAAAATACCATAAACCTGTTCTGGTCTATGATATCGAGGGTGATAAAATTCGCTATTCACTCTGGGAAGAAGAATTGTTGAATAGATTTGGATTGAAAAATGTAGATGGTTGGGATGCGACTGAAGACTTGATCTTCTGTCCGGATTGGATGCGTGACGATATGGATGATGAAGGCGAAGATATCAATGACTATGATGATCTCGACCTTGATCTTAAAGGTTTGGATATTTGATTGATTTAAGTTAGTTGCCTTTTTTGAGTTCACAATTCTCGTGAACTTTTTTTCCGTTTACTTCGATAAAAGCAGTATCTCCTTTATTCCAGAAAACCAGATTTCCATCGCTGTATCTGAAGTCAGAATGTATAAGTAATCTCTTCCCATCGAATAAATTCGATGGTTAATGTTTTTAACATTGAAGTTAGGTACTATCAAAAAATTGAAATTCAAAGTCATATTTTATCTCAACTCCTTTAATAATACTACTTTTTCCAACTAAAATGAAGTGGGAAATGTTAGGTATTAATTAATTCTTTTGCTTTTTCTGCGATTTCTCCAGCATATCCTGCACAATCTCCACAATAAAGACCACAGTATGCGAGAAGCAATTCTTTTTCGTTCATCCTTCCTTCTTTCCGTATTTATTCATTTTTCATCATTCGCTGTTCAATATTCTCTTTTTTCTCTCATCGTCAATATTCGATCCTTATTCCTAAATGATTTAAAAGAGAAACAACTTCCGGCATAGAAAATTTCGCTTTTTCGATCTTATTATTCAGAGGATTTATCGAGTAATTTTTTGCGTTTTGGAAATTGGCATTCTCCAGATTAGTATTTTCAAAGATAGAACCTTTCAGGTCAGAGCAGGTGAAATTGGAATTTGTCAGATATGTTTGATAAAAATCTGAATTATGTATCCGGCAATCTGAAAATTCAGTGATTCAAACCTTCAAGGTTTGTCAAACCTTGAAGGTTTAAAAAACTATTATTTATCAGATTTGAAAAACTTTCATTTTCAA
Coding sequences:
- a CDS encoding type III pantothenate kinase, producing the protein MENCYFVIDIGNTHIVMGVYQQNKLIHSWRFGTDNFRTEDEYFAMIKLLFLEKSFDLHNIKKIALASVVPELTHVYSHLIKKYLKCPLIKVDAYSNLGLNFPMKDPGFIGADLIVNAFAAREFYQTNCIICDFGTATTIQLIGKDGHFYGTVISPGVITSSSNLIKKASLLSDIRLVSPKNILGTTTKDALLSGILTGNALMIDGFIREIRSAYKKLGEIKAIATGGISDLICKNSKEIDIIDKELTLNGLNYICRIL
- a CDS encoding 4Fe-4S dicluster domain-containing protein, whose amino-acid sequence is MAVVIDQETCTGCGACIETCPVEALTMVDDKAKVDEETCVDCGACLEACPVEAISL
- a CDS encoding TatD family deoxyribonuclease; protein product: MKIFETHAHLNFKDFNKDRVELIKRCFQSGIEYIINIGLDKETSEASIKLSEEYEQIYATVGYHPHDAEKFDKAVVLKLAKHPKVVAVGETGLDFYRNLSPQEIQKKVFSEQIQIAMDMNLPLVIHDRDAHEECLQILEKFNPPKVVFHCFSGDEIFAEKIIAHDWFISFTGSITYKKSILENVIRMVPEDRFFIETDSPFLSPVPNRGKRNSPLNLHYITEKIAEIRRISPRQVADITFRNAQKFFLKS